The following are from one region of the Carnobacterium gallinarum DSM 4847 genome:
- a CDS encoding peptidoglycan recognition protein family protein, which translates to MLPIQRQISRFNFNTGNNIQKIVIHDVGTVSTPKNNADYFGGGDRQASAHYFVDGFSIYQVVEDSNCAWHVGDGSGKYGIRNNNSIGIEQCLQGDGTISEKTKVNTLELTKYLQKKYGISDANVVRHYDASRKICPRAYSGNNWALWWNFKERLTGTVLTSPTTPVGQIRVGSQVTVAKHASAYAPNLNGKQVAIASFVRGSTYKVLEIANVNFSNSKRKFLLDGIMSWVLEQDIIGGQSLPNPNQEKPTPAPNGFSYEKLESGFMYSTEDNWVKRTPTKNAPILEWHKNGNSPIRYHKIVWNDGLVWLQLDYWAGGQAYVAYADAGPNNTFGRKYGYCE; encoded by the coding sequence ATGTTGCCAATTCAAAGACAAATTTCAAGATTTAATTTCAACACAGGGAATAACATTCAAAAAATTGTTATTCACGATGTAGGTACAGTGTCTACCCCAAAAAATAATGCTGATTATTTTGGTGGGGGTGATAGACAAGCTTCGGCACATTATTTTGTTGATGGTTTTTCAATCTATCAAGTAGTAGAAGATTCAAATTGTGCTTGGCATGTTGGGGATGGATCTGGTAAGTACGGAATTAGAAATAATAACTCAATCGGAATTGAGCAATGCTTGCAGGGTGATGGAACTATTTCAGAGAAAACAAAAGTCAACACATTAGAATTAACGAAATATTTGCAAAAAAAATATGGTATTTCTGATGCGAATGTAGTGCGACATTATGACGCATCTCGCAAGATTTGTCCACGTGCTTACTCCGGGAATAATTGGGCTTTGTGGTGGAACTTTAAAGAGCGCTTAACAGGAACAGTTTTAACATCACCAACTACACCTGTTGGTCAAATCAGAGTTGGTTCGCAAGTGACAGTTGCAAAACATGCATCTGCATATGCACCAAATTTGAATGGAAAACAAGTTGCTATCGCTAGTTTTGTACGCGGTAGTACCTATAAAGTTTTAGAAATTGCGAATGTTAATTTCAGTAATTCAAAACGAAAATTTTTACTAGACGGGATCATGTCATGGGTACTTGAACAAGATATTATCGGTGGGCAATCGTTACCAAATCCAAATCAAGAAAAACCGACACCAGCACCAAATGGTTTTTCTTATGAAAAACTTGAATCTGGATTTATGTATTCCACTGAAGATAACTGGGTTAAAAGAACGCCAACTAAGAATGCGCCAATTTTGGAATGGCACAAAAATGGTAATAGTCCAATTAGATATCATAAAATTGTCTGGAACGATGGATTGGTTTGGTTGCAATTAGATTATTGGGCAGGCGGTCAAGCGTATGTTGCTTATGCAGATGCAGGTCCTAACAATACTTTTGGTCGCAAGTACGGTTACTGTGAATAA
- a CDS encoding Kiwa anti-phage protein KwaB-like domain-containing protein has product MNLEDVKNIVNNVDLEFAGSVVVKFVQKTRHGYEVYTPGIARDIKRVLKDIYLETLDSRNVNMPQQDYNPNVSEDGYITFAPLETAQMDIAIEQIHLEDNQHGDIDDIKIENINFYCIEFCHNNETVYFFRKFSKMKKLRKGVVGMIVDNQFTRMQNEHFLGIDCEVDIIVYNEEALIINRYALQTIFNLSDYFIERANQAFGIVENAEVINNFSEFRNHCLGDMKATQRMTKIMNTPNRIAEFIAHKDNLPGVIADANLDIELDGDGKIIYVNDREIRSQIIFCMADAYYLSLLLGRVGEDVAQ; this is encoded by the coding sequence ATGAATTTAGAAGACGTGAAAAATATTGTTAATAATGTTGACCTTGAATTTGCTGGTTCTGTAGTGGTTAAGTTCGTTCAGAAAACGAGACATGGATATGAAGTATACACGCCAGGAATCGCAAGAGATATTAAAAGGGTATTAAAAGATATCTACTTGGAAACATTAGATAGTCGAAATGTTAATATGCCGCAACAAGATTATAATCCCAATGTAAGTGAAGATGGATATATAACCTTTGCGCCATTAGAAACTGCTCAAATGGATATAGCTATTGAACAGATTCATCTTGAAGATAATCAACACGGGGATATTGACGATATAAAAATTGAAAATATTAATTTTTATTGTATAGAATTTTGTCACAATAATGAGACAGTGTATTTCTTTAGAAAATTTTCTAAAATGAAAAAATTAAGAAAAGGTGTAGTCGGGATGATTGTAGATAATCAGTTTACTCGTATGCAGAATGAACATTTTTTAGGAATTGATTGTGAAGTAGATATTATTGTATATAATGAAGAGGCATTAATTATTAATAGGTATGCTCTTCAAACTATTTTCAATTTAAGTGATTACTTTATAGAGAGAGCGAATCAAGCTTTTGGAATCGTAGAAAATGCAGAGGTAATTAATAATTTCAGCGAGTTTAGAAACCATTGTTTAGGTGATATGAAGGCGACACAAAGAATGACGAAAATAATGAATACTCCTAACAGGATAGCCGAATTTATTGCGCATAAAGACAACTTGCCTGGTGTAATAGCAGATGCTAACTTAGATATTGAATTGGATGGCGATGGTAAGATAATATATGTTAACGATAGAGAAATTAGAAGTCAAATAATATTTTGCATGGCAGATGCATATTATCTTTCCTTATTATTAGGTAGAGTTGGAGAAGATGTAGCTCAGTAA